The DNA region GAGCTTCATACATCATATACTTTATCTCAGAATCCAAAGAACAAGTGGAGCCCAACTCACCTGTGCACCGGGTAGACAAGCTCTACCTGGACCCCGAAAACAATCTGAGCACATTAGAGGACACTCCAttagaagatgaggaggaggatgaggagcagaGGAGAACAATGGCGGCGCTGCAGTCTGAGCTGCTGAAATATCTCACCGACGAGTGAGGAACTGTTGTGAAAGGGGCACTAATGTGTTCTGCTCAactaattatgacattacatctAATGTCACCATGAGCACTAATGCACAGTCTCTCCAGAACTCCGTCCGTCCACCTGCCGCTGTCCTCCTTGATGATACCAGTCCGTCCAAAGAGCAAAAGGAAAGTGTGACTGGGAATGGAAGCCATCTGTGTTGCTAAGGAACAGCTTTATCTCTGTGTTTGGTGAAGGAATATGAGTGTATTTAtcagtgtgttgttttttttacctttcatgGAGTTTTTAAAACATTGAATTCTGAGATGTCGAATGTGCTTGTTGTTTGTTACTGTTAATACTGTGGTGTTGAGCACCAGGATTGTCCTGTTAAAACATATGGCACATGCACTAGACCTGGATGAGGGTCACCTGAGCTTCAAGATCCTTGTTATTAGGCCTTCGAAGCTTTAAAAGAGCCctttaaaaaaacctttttaagttataagtattttaataatttttaacgtttaatttttatatatatgtatctatacTATGAATAAATTGTTATCGGTATAATTTCAGTTTGCTTTTATTTCACACACGCTTTGTTAAGCCTCTATCTAATGTTAATATCAATGGAAttcttcaataaaatattttgttcgtCTTCCGTTCAAACATCCGGAACTTTTGAGCTCTCGACTGTTGTTCCAGTGCGGGAGTATTTTGACGCGGCACAGGTATGGGTACACATGTATGCAGAAAACAGGTGAGGACGAAacgacaaaataaatattttaggttATCAGATAATTAGACGCTAGACTAAATGTTCAACCACTGCTATATAGCTACCGTAATAAATATTACGATTTGTCACTTGGTAAGAAGCGGTTTCTTTGATTTGCTTGTGGGAATCGGAGTAGCATTCATTAATGATCAACCGcacaataaaaagaaatgaataaataatagctTATTTAGTATTATAATAAGAAGTGTAACTGATAGTAAATCTGAGCCTAAAACAACGTTTGTTAAAACTAAGAATAATTTTGTATGAAACAACAGCTGCCTTTAATTCATGGAAGTGAAAGGTCAGTGTGTGCTGTAACTATTTGTTGAGGGGCTAATATACGCTATTTTAATAACCTTTTTGCTTTTGTGTTCCTTTGCTTTAGTCACTCAAAAAGGAACGTacaataaatagattaaattaagaGAATAAAGTTGTATTATTCAGTAAGTTAGGTGTAAAAGTCAAATTACACACATGCTAGTTTTCTGTAgcagtgtttctgtgatttggTTTCAAACATCTGTGCTATCTTCCGAATTAAAATTCTAATTTCATTtcttattaaatttacatttaatcataacCAGACGacatacaaaaacagcatttaataaagaaaatgtgtatatatatatatatatatatatatatatatatatatatatatatatataagagctGAGTGAGAAAAGCTGTTGCGTGGTTTTATATTTTCTTCCAAAATATTTAATGTCCCAATTATGTGTTGAACTGAACAGCACTTCCTCCCTCTGTATCTCAGATGTTGCGATGGATGTGGAGATGGAGTGTTTGTCCTGTGGCGGTGAGAAGAGGTCATATGGCGTTCTCCTCCACACAAGAGCCCCATCAAGTAAATCCACCTCACAGTGGTCAGGTCACCCACAGACCTGGGAATCAGCTCACCCTGTGCTCTTTGCTCCAGATGGGCTTCTCAGAAACTCAAGCCAAGGAGATGCATGAAGGTGCTACAAAGAGCCATGGGAAACATGTTCCATCTGTTCTGACAGCACTGTTGCTCCTGGGCTTAAATCCCTCCAGTATCCTGAAAATAATGCAGAAGTGTCCAGAAGTATATTCACTTAAAGGTGCAGACTTACAGCAGCGCATTGATCATCTGAGGAAGATGGGACTGGTAGAAGGTAATTGTCTTTTAGTAAATTACACAgctattttttgtcattaatgcGTTAATACTTATATTTGACTGAATTGTAAGaaaggtttatttaaaataaatactgttctttttcattttctattcttcaagcaactgtgaaaaaaaaaaaagaaaatcatggttttcacaccatgaaggatcatgtgacactgaagaatggagtaataaATCACCttttaatcatattaaaatagaaaaccctaattttaaattgtattactatTTCACAACATGACTATTTTTGGTGTATTTTTTAACAGCCTTTGTGAACATAGATTTCAAAAACATTGGAACTGGGCTGAAACTAACagaatttgtttgttttcagataTAGTGTTTTCAAACTACATatgttatgatgttttttttaaaagatgagtTTCTGCCACAgtacaacaaacaaataatttgcaAATAATTTGCATGATTTTTGTCTTGGTTAAAAACTACTATTCAAATCAGGATTGACAGTGTTGTATCTTTtatccatctttattttttggagaAGGTGTAAACTGGAAAGATTAATTCATGCCATTATAACCATTTAAAGGGATACTGCACTGAAAACATTCACTCACCTTTATGTGGTCCCAAAgctttttgtatttctttcttccAAAATGGAAAAGATGATAGTTGAATAATGTTAGCAGACCAAACTGTTTTGGTGACCGTTGACTTCCACTGTAGGAATTCATATAGTTTTGGAACAatttgagggtgagcaaatgaggACAGCGCTTTCTTTTTGATTGAACAATCTTTTAAGTCTCTGATTATTAACAGGAAGTTCAATACtgttttgttcagcaaggatgctttaatcAAACATTGCTTTAAAAGTGACATTGATAAtgtcaaaataagtttattttgaataattgccgttctttcaaactttctattcctcaaagaatcctgaaaaaaaaaactgagcagcACATTTGTTTGATaacgttgataataataagaaaacgtGTTCTAAGCAGTAAAcattcatcatattagaatgatttctgtgtgacactgaagacttcagatttgcatcacaggaataaattacatttttaaatatattaaaatagcaaacagtgattttagatggtattaatatttcacaataatactgttttaatgtattgttGGTCAAATAATTGTGAgagacttttaaataaaaaaggaagcttattaaaatatacaattatattaaaaaaagacttcTAACACTACCTTGCtgtattctttttctattatatttgttttctttttctttattatattatttaaaagcccttgctacgtgtactgcatttaagctaactgagacttgttatagcacttatatattattgctcttttatatctttattgctgttgtttttgattgcttccactgtcctcatctgtaagtcgctttggataaaagcatctgctaaattactaaatgtaaaatgtaaatgtaatatatctTGCCAACCCCAAATCTTTGAACAGTGGTGTAAATGTATATCAAATGAATgagacattattttttaaatataaactttagTAATATAagataaacattttaattcaactGTAATCTACTTGTGTAGcactttttataataaatattgttacaaagcagttttacaaaaacacaagctATATGAACATATGTGACAAGTAATAAGAGAAGATAATTAatcattagggctgtcaaatcgattaaacATAACTAagtgcatccaaaataaaagttaatgttTACTTTATGTCTGTATActgtatagaaatatatatatatatatattttttaacatatattccatatatgtataaatatatatacatataaatatacacacatataatataaacagacttttattttggatgcgattaatctgTTTTACCGCCCTACTaagaactttttttaattttatgcagattttactttttttttttttttttccctcactgtTCCCCCTTTCTGAAATTTTGCATGGACCCTCTAGTGCTCCATCGGGTGTCCATAGGCCCCAGTTTGAAAGCCACTGATGGAGAGTCTGAAATCTGTCCACAGGTAGTCTGCAGAGGATGATCAGTCACTACCCCAAGGTCATGCTCCTGCCAGTCAAGAGGGTAAACATGGTTTCCCGACTGCTCAGAGAGAAATGCCTCTTCACCATCCATCAGGTCACAGACATCCTCAGAGACTCGCCTGAGGTTCTGGAGGAGGATTTGGCTCAGCTGGAGTACAAATTTCAGGTAGGGCTGGTATTTGTCACTAAAAGTTTTCCTGGCTCTGATGACAGTACACAATTTGGGGTAAACTGTCTGTGTAAATCTTGTTCTGATGATGttaaaattgcaatttaaaaggcAAGTTAGTG from Carassius auratus strain Wakin unplaced genomic scaffold, ASM336829v1 scaf_tig00017702, whole genome shotgun sequence includes:
- the LOC113075814 gene encoding transcription termination factor 4, mitochondrial-like isoform X4 — translated: MGTHVCRKQMLRWMWRWSVCPVAVRRGHMAFSSTQEPHQMGFSETQAKEMHEGATKSHGKHVPSVLTALLLLGLNPSSILKIMQKCPEVYSLKGADLQQRIDHLRKMGLVEGSLQRMISHYPKVMLLPVKRVNMVSRLLREKCLFTIHQVTDILRDSPEVLEEDLAQLEYKFQYAYFRMGVRQPEMVKAKLFRLPLSELRCRHCFLERRGRYQTPDKKGQTLILNPTLKDVLCVSEETYLTQVAMATAEEFHVFRKLMAREQEEEERENEYSSDEEDKDDDDDDGLHRSKRNTGYKKDRK
- the LOC113075814 gene encoding transcription termination factor 4, mitochondrial-like isoform X2 → MGTHVCRKQMLRWMWRWSVCPVAVRRGHMAFSSTQEPHQVNPPHSGQVTHRPGNQLTLCSLLQMGFSETQAKEMHEGATKSHGKHVPSVLTALLLLGLNPSSILKIMQKCPEVYSLKGADLQQRIDHLRKMGLVEGSLQRMISHYPKVMLLPVKRVNMVSRLLREKCLFTIHQVTDILRDSPEVLEEDLAQLEYKFQYAYFRMGVRQPEMVKAKLFRLPLSELRCRHCFLERRGRYQTPDKKGQTLILNPTLKDVLCVSEETYLTQVAMATAEEFHVFRKLMAREQEEEERENEYSSDEEDKDDDDDDGLHRSKRNTGYKKDRK
- the LOC113075814 gene encoding transcription termination factor 4, mitochondrial-like isoform X3, with protein sequence MFNHCYIATVINITICHLMLRWMWRWSVCPVAVRRGHMAFSSTQEPHQMGFSETQAKEMHEGATKSHGKHVPSVLTALLLLGLNPSSILKIMQKCPEVYSLKGADLQQRIDHLRKMGLVEGSLQRMISHYPKVMLLPVKRVNMVSRLLREKCLFTIHQVTDILRDSPEVLEEDLAQLEYKFQYAYFRMGVRQPEMVKAKLFRLPLSELRCRHCFLERRGRYQTPDKKGQTLILNPTLKDVLCVSEETYLTQVAMATAEEFHVFRKLMAREQEEEERENEYSSDEEDKDDDDDDGLHRSKRNTGYKKDRK
- the LOC113075814 gene encoding transcription termination factor 4, mitochondrial-like isoform X1, whose amino-acid sequence is MFNHCYIATVINITICHLMLRWMWRWSVCPVAVRRGHMAFSSTQEPHQVNPPHSGQVTHRPGNQLTLCSLLQMGFSETQAKEMHEGATKSHGKHVPSVLTALLLLGLNPSSILKIMQKCPEVYSLKGADLQQRIDHLRKMGLVEGSLQRMISHYPKVMLLPVKRVNMVSRLLREKCLFTIHQVTDILRDSPEVLEEDLAQLEYKFQYAYFRMGVRQPEMVKAKLFRLPLSELRCRHCFLERRGRYQTPDKKGQTLILNPTLKDVLCVSEETYLTQVAMATAEEFHVFRKLMAREQEEEERENEYSSDEEDKDDDDDDGLHRSKRNTGYKKDRK